The Theobroma cacao cultivar B97-61/B2 chromosome 1, Criollo_cocoa_genome_V2, whole genome shotgun sequence genome contains the following window.
aaattgattaaaaaattttatttacctgctaattgaaataatatttatcaacACATTGCAACTAATCcctgaaaagaaaagataattatCAATAACATCCCTTACATTACAATCTATTGACAAGTTGAGGttataaacaatattttaataaaataattttatttaatacttAAAAGTTTAGCctagaattttataaatactATACTATATACACCTTGATGTGTTATACCTACAATCAAGTGCCTTCTCAAGCCCCCTAATAGCTGCTAACACAATCCAACTTGCTTTAAACTTCCTAATAGCACAGCAGTGCATGTTAAGTAGTTCTTCATACATTCCAATTTTCACACAAGTTAGAATATGAAGATTCAAGTTGAAATATATATGGTTAAAGTGGTTAGGCAATAAAAACTCACCACTTCCAATCAAAGAGGAATTCAATATTATATCTGAAAATTTGGCTCAATGCTAAATGTATCCCTTGCTCAAAAAAAATGGGGTTTGAATCCTCCTTCTTtcaatcaaaaaagaaaaaaaaaaagaattcaatgCCAATTATGTGGAGAGAAATTAAGTGATGATGATCTATGAACAATATACAAAATTcatatacttaaaaaaatatggacTTGGCATATTGCATACAAGGTGGCAGTTGGGAGGtcaagaaaccaaaaaaacagaaaatctAGTGTAAATagagaaataaatatatttccTTGTAAGAGAACCTTTACCATGCAGACAACATAAACCATACTTAACCTGAGACTTCTAGAATCTGGACTCtaagaaatttataataactaaGGAATCTGCAAATGGTCCTTTAAGACCAAAATTGAAATTGCTACTGTACTTGTATTTGCAGACAATGGAGATCAAGTAGTGTACAGAAATGATGATTTAACTCTGACCATCCATGGTCCTTCTCAGGTGCTCCAGCACGAGTTTTTCACCAGTGAGGTGTTCAACCAATCCTTCCATTTCAGAGAAACTAAATTAAGAGcccaaataatcaaattggaatatattaataaaattaacattaatACCCTAACACCTAGGTCATTTAGTTAAAAGTAAATATACATAACAttaaaaagaaggaagaacAATTATATTCAGATTACTACCATTAGTGTAATCTCGACAGTCATGAAGCCCCACTCTCAAATCAGCTCCCCATGTGTTGTTGAACTTGTAGGCTTTAGCTACAGCATCCTCATTGGAATATCCAACAAACCAACATTTTCTCCTAGGCAGTTTTGTTAACTTCCTTGCTAGAACAACACCTATTGAAAGTGTTATTGTAGTACATATTATGAAGGAAAAAAGTACTGGTGTCATCAATAACAAAGCAATGCCAAACTTTAAACTAATCCACAATAAACGTTTCCAGCAACCCAAATTGGAAAATTTGCTTTTTGTGGATTTATGTATGTTAGAATTGAGATTGTTTTTAAAGATTTAACTCCTCTAGGTGAAATCCAACTCTTGTTGATGCCTTTAGTTTCTGCAAAATAGCGGCAGAAAACTAAGCAAGTTTTGTTTAAGTGGTCAATACAACAGCTAGTGGGAGTAGGTTAGCTTGATATACTGCTACGCCAGACTACCAGCAGAAGTGATGACTTAATGCTGAGATATTTGTACTTATTTTGTAAGCAAATGACTGGTGTATATGTATGCTTTTGCAGATGAATCAAATGTGAGAAGTTTTCTGcatcttttcttcttgttctctctttccttttctctgcAGACTTTATCAAGGAAAACAGCTATTCTCCTGCTTCTTCATTCTCTGTTTTGTTTAAGCTGTATTTGATTTGTTTCTTCACAATATATGTTCACACATCTGTCCCTAAATGTTGGCAGTTTATGGATATTCCATCAAATGTTGTAAcccaaattataaaatattctcAAAATGCAACAAGTGTGACTAGCAGAAATATAAGTTCTTATGTTCAAAACCCGTTAGAAAAAGCATGCCAGCTGTATACCGAACCTAACTAAGAGGAAAATCTAACATAAGCAACTCAATTAGAAAGAAAATCCAGTTCAATAATCAATCTATAATCTTATATCCCTTTTTCAGAAATATGGATTGCTTGGATTCATTAATCCGTTTAAAATCTCTGGTCTGTCTTCACTCAATCAAGCTCCTTGTAGATTGCTTGGATTGAGGCCTATGTGCTCAAAGGCAGAAATTTATGGCAGATCCCAATTTCTTAAGGATGCAGCGGGAGCTGGAAAAAGCTGCTTCAACTCAGACAGGTTGCCTCTAGGTTTATTCAGCAGAACAATGGGGGAGAGATATGGAAGGTTtgctgagcaaaaaaaaaaaaaaacgatgTGGAGGTTCCTGGAGTTGATTACTCTGCTGCCTCTGAATGGAATGAGATCAGGCACAAACAGGTGAAGATTGAGTGGCATAGGCTTGTATGGTTTCAATGTCACATTCCCAAGCATGCTTTGATTGCTTGGATGGCTGCACTTGACAGACTTCCTACTAAAGACAGACTGCTTTCATGGGAAACTTCCATTAGTGGGTTTGTTTGTTGTTCCAACATGAGCTGGAGACAAAAGATCACTTGTTTTTGACATGTGATTATCTAAAAACACACCTGCCAGCTTGTAATATTTGCAGAGAGCTCTCTGGCTGGAAGGAAGAGCTGCATTGGGTGGTTAAAAGACTCAAAGGGAACGCTTATGTTTGTCATATTTGGAAGGAGAGAACCAACAGATTTTATGGGTACATTGCAAGGACCAGTTCACAGATTTATTGCAATATTGTAGACGCTGTTCATTTGAGGCTTTATGGTTTAAAGAATATTGGTTATAATTCTGTTGATAGGGATATGAACAGCATGGGGACTAACTAGCTCCATTTTCAATTAGTTTCTGTATTGTTGTCCTGGCAGCTTGCTGCATGTATTTGTTGCTGTCTTGACAGCTTGTTGTATTTGTAGCAATTTTCACTGCTTCTTATGGGTAACACAGAATTGactaaccaaaaaataaatccTACATCCCTCTTCGATTTTTGAGAATCAGACTCATACATTCGTTTCAAGTTACATGAAGAGTGATGACAATCTGCATGCAACTAAACAAATAATCTTGAACCACAGAAACAAGGCAAAACAGAATGAAGATCACAGTTAATGCTGAACAAAACATTCTTCGGAAACCAATGGGAGATTTCTGATTTTGAGGTCTCCATGAACCAAGCAGGCAAGCAATATGAAAAGGATGTGATATGACTGACATACCTTGGAGGGCTGCTGAACTTTCAAATCTGATACATTGATAAATTTATAAGCCAAGTAGTCCATAAATAGTTAGGGTTGAAAATTTCCTTAAAGATCATTTAAGTTGTGAAAAATAATGTTTGACAGTGCTCACCTGGTACTGCTCTACCAGATAGAGCTGCAAGTGCTGTGTATATGTTTTCTGGATCTTCAGGTtgaaaatcaaaaacaaaggCCTGCATATAATTTTCAGACTGCATCAGTGAAAGAAGACTGAAAATCCCTTCAATGTTAACCAAATATATCAACGAGACATGAGAATGTAAACTAAAATCATCATACATCCTAAATCCTAAGTGTCCACGAACAAAAATGCGTCTCCAAGCTGACAGTTAAACTAAAATCTATGCCACCAGGAcacttgaaaataaaattcaagataACATTACTGGAATTGAAAGTGATCAGAACAGGAGTTGGTATGGCAATAGATAATGGGATCAGAATTCTCATGTGCTCTTGATTCGAAAGTCAAGTAAATGCTTGAATTTCACTATTTGAGAGGCATTTACATTTCTAGGACCATTCCGTGTAGGTGACTATTAAGCCAGTTTTGGCACTAAGATGGATCAAAAGGGAAAGAGATGACTGCAAGCGGTAAGGGCTGCACTTATTGCAGCTGCTCTACCTAGAATATTCATTTACCCATAGGAAAACTTTAAGAACTAGCACTACTAAATTACAGCAGAACTCTGTCAAATTCTAGTAGAAGATAATTTTGCCTAAACTTGTAGCTTGCCACCGCAATCAGTTAGGGAGTTGTTAAAAACAATTTGCAAGAGGATTTCATCCCAACTACCAGAAAATGAAATCTTAACAGAGCAAGAAGAATGCCATTACATAGTGCCGACTTCAGATAGGTTTTTGAGACAAAGCTAGGTCCTACTAACACAACAGCAAAggcccaaaaagaaaaaaaaaaaacagagacGCAATAAAACTAGTATGGGGATAATGAAGAGGAAGGAACCTGAGAAGggagaggagaagaagaggGTTTGACGATGACCATGAAGTGCTGCAAGTCCCAGAAATTGAGGGAGTACGCGGTAGACATGAAAAGCTGGGCTACGCCCTTTGTAGCTCTTAGTGGCACTGCTGCCACATAAACTTCATCTTTGCCTCTTGTCAGTGTTGATTTTGTGAAGGAAAGAGAAGACATTTTAGATACTGAATACGGAAATGAACCGTTAAAGTAGTTGAAAAAGAGATGAGTTGAGTACAGTAAAGAGTATCCACCCAAACAAGGTAAGGCCCCTAATGGGCCTCCAAGAGTCATAAATAAACTATTATTATCATTGGTCTATGTATGTATCAATGTATGGGTGGTGCCTGACTCGTTTGCTCGCAATTCTCTAGAGATGGTCTTGAAGATGACTGAAAATTATAGCCTGATTTCTTCTGATGCAGACAGAAAAATGGCAGTGTTTACACTTGAGGAAATGACTGATTTGATGAAGTCAACACCAATTGGCTCGGTTTAGGAAAGCGTTAAATACAAAACTCGGTATAGCCTGATcaacttaataatttaatattggCATGACCAACCACTGAATTATATTAATGATGGATCTTTTTCATACTTAATGAACGtattaatttggttatttacAATTGTTCTTAAAATAGAAAAGTTTCTTTTGATATTTCTACTTCTAACAGAgtagaagaaaaggaaaatgaaagttgcattctaaaattctcattaagTCTTCGAGTTGCTCGAAATAGGAAGCAATAGGAGGGAGATCAAATCATACTATTAAACCAGCAGAATTTGTAATATAAAAGATCGAGACTCACCAACTGTCAACACACTGCATCACACTATCATGTAATCAGAGACCACATTTTATGCTAAGTTAAAATGCCCAATGCTAGAAACAAATGTGGCAAGTGAAATTGGATGAtattgtaatttcatttttccagATCAGGAAGTTGGAAACGGACTATGACCATGTATGAGATTTGTTGGTTTTATGATTCTAGACTTAGAGCGAGGCTCCAAAGGTAATCACCTATGATTAGGGGTGGAACTAACCAATTTTTATTGAGGGGTCAAAggctaagaaaaataaaagttaaaaatttttaaaattaatatattaaacttaatcattaataatcaaaagatttaaaataaataataattttatataacatgtaaataaaaaaattttataataatactCTAGAAAAATTTTGTTCGACGatggtaatatttttttaagtataaacaactaaattatttataaaaaacttATCATCAATTTTGTTTCGAAGTCTTGTCTTTATCGATATAAAcgactaaaaaattaatttagtcaatatttaatattcttattttattatatttaagtttataatacaaaatattaaactataatgcataaaatataaatagttaaatatgatatacataattaataattttttcttatactcaagataattttctttcaactaaatataaaatataaagcacattaaaaacatatacttaagataattttttcttatataattaggattaataaaaaataatatattagtgaaattttaaacaataaccAATAATACAACACTTGAACTTATATTTGAGATTACATatacaataattaatttttaatttttaaaaattaaaatcattaaaaaaatccatataacagaaaaaaaatcatgacaAGTAGGagatataatttatataacaaaaaaaatataattgatgatttgtaaaaatttaaaacaaaaaatctatagaaacttaaaatatatgagcaaatagaatataattgaaaaaactaaaaaaatataaataataatagtaataNacagaaaagaaaagagagaaagatgagtggagaaacttaaaaaatttaaaaaatttaagaatttgagTAAAATTGAATGAGCTTGTAAagtcatttttattattttttaattatattaattatttaataaaaattattaaaaaatatataatatataaaaaatttcaaaatttttgggagGGCCATTCCAAAGGGACGCTCCGCCCCTGCCTATGATCA
Protein-coding sequences here:
- the LOC18612385 gene encoding uncharacterized protein LOC18612385, encoding MSSLSFTKSTLTRGKDEVYVAAVPLRATKGVAQLFMSTAYSLNFWDLQHFMVIVKPSSSPLPSQAFVFDFQPEDPENIYTALAALSGRAVPGVVLARKLTKLPRRKCWFVGYSNEDAVAKAYKFNNTWGADLRVGLHDCRDYTNGLVEHLTGEKLVLEHLRRTMDGQS